The Paenibacillus sp. RC334 nucleotide sequence GGCCATCGCCTCCAGATTGACCAGCCCGAAGGCCTCATCTCTCACCGAAGGAACAACGGTCACATCGGCCAACTGATATAGCGAGGCCAATGCCGGATGGGGAACATAGTCGAGAAACTTGACGTGCTTTCCCATCCTGAGCTTACGCGTCTGCCGATGCAGCGACACCGAGTAAGGCGTGAGGCGATCCTGCCCGTAATAGGCGCTGCCCGCAATGAGCAGCAGCACATCCGGGCAGGTACGGGCGATGCGCGGCAGGGCCTTGAGCAGCCGATGAACGCCTTTACCCGGTACCAGCCTGCCCGCGTAGAGTACGATGCGACGGCCTTCCCAGCCGAAATCGTTCAGCCGTGCCGCTCTGACCGCTTCCGCCGCAGGGGTCCAGCGCGGCAGGAAATCGCCGGGATGAATGCCCAGCTCATTTATAGCGATGCGTTGCCTGACAGCATCAGAGCTGTCAGCGGTCACGGCTGCCCGCATGTAGGCGCTGTTCACGATGATCCGCTCCATCGGCTGCAGAGATCGATCCACTTCCTTCCGTTTGAGGTGCGGCTCCCGGATGAAAGTGGTCGAATGCAAAGTTAGCACGACCCGGCTATCGGGCAAAGCGTTGTGAATCGCATATGCCGCAGCCGGGCGGTTGTGTACATCCACCACCGCAGGTGACCATCTTTTCAGGTCAGCAATCACCTCGGGAATATAACTTGGCCCCTGCTTATAACGTATGCATGGCACCCCGTCCACATCGGCGTTATCCGGTACCTCTTCTCCCCGTATGCCATATATCTGTACCTGAAGCTTATCGCTGGCCAGCGGTACCGTATGGGCAATAACCCGCTCCACCGAGCTGCTGCGGGGCGAAGGTATAACAAAAGAGCCCGGTGTAATAACTGCTACCTTCGGCCTCTGCATCAGCCCTGCACCTTCTTTCCTCTTTGATTCAAGCTCTCTCCTGCAAATTCTCTTCAACACTCATGGTGTATCATATCGTCCCCCTGCCTGAAAGGTGCCTGGCTCCTCACTTTGGGCAAGCAGCAAGGCTACCGTCCATGCCTGGCCGATCTTTGATACATATGATGGACTAGAACCACTGAATTGTCAGTTGGAGTCACAACAAGGAAGGGCGGACATACCCATGCTGCATGTCGGCGTCATGCTCAACCCGGCAACGTACCGGGGCATCCCCGCCATGAGGACCGGATATGAATCACTCGCCAATTACGTGGACACCGGGTTGAGCCATGAGCTAATCCCCTGCTTTCTTCGTTTGGAGGAAATTCATATACCGACCGGAACATGCCGGGCTTTTGTTAAACACGGTAACGGCTATCAGCAGATGACTCTCCCGTTGCCACGGGTCATCCACAATCGGACTCTCTATCGGCAAAACGAAAACGCCCGTGAAATCAACAGACTGGTGCAGAACGGAATTTATATCTTTAATGAACAAAACCGTTTCCGTAAGGACCACATACATGCGATATTGCAGGAAGACCCTCTGCTGCACCCCCATCTTCCGCGAACGCTACAAGGCAATCCGGCTTCGATTCGTACCTTGATGGAGCAGACCGGAGATGTCATCATCAAACCAAGCAGCGGGAGCATCGGCAAAGGAATTATGCGCCTGAGACATTCCCGTAGTGACTGGACTTTACAATGCGCACATCCCGCTGTACCCGATCGCTGGACTACACTGCGCCTGCATGCTGGAGAACTGCCTTCATTTCTGCACAAGCGGCTGTTGCATAGTCCTCATATCGTGCAGGAAACTTTACCGCTCGCTTTGTATAACAACCGCCCTTTTGATATTCGCGTGACGGTTCAACGCGG carries:
- a CDS encoding glycosyltransferase family 4 protein; translation: MQRPKVAVITPGSFVIPSPRSSSVERVIAHTVPLASDKLQVQIYGIRGEEVPDNADVDGVPCIRYKQGPSYIPEVIADLKRWSPAVVDVHNRPAAAYAIHNALPDSRVVLTLHSTTFIREPHLKRKEVDRSLQPMERIIVNSAYMRAAVTADSSDAVRQRIAINELGIHPGDFLPRWTPAAEAVRAARLNDFGWEGRRIVLYAGRLVPGKGVHRLLKALPRIARTCPDVLLLIAGSAYYGQDRLTPYSVSLHRQTRKLRMGKHVKFLDYVPHPALASLYQLADVTVVPSVRDEAFGLVNLEAMAAGVPVVASHTGGIPEIVRHGETGWLVSPSQGEQEMAAAVIGLLQQPELRRRMGEAGLNEVRKRFLWQHSAQRWAQIMLDCVT
- a CDS encoding YheC/YheD family protein, with the protein product MLHVGVMLNPATYRGIPAMRTGYESLANYVDTGLSHELIPCFLRLEEIHIPTGTCRAFVKHGNGYQQMTLPLPRVIHNRTLYRQNENAREINRLVQNGIYIFNEQNRFRKDHIHAILQEDPLLHPHLPRTLQGNPASIRTLMEQTGDVIIKPSSGSIGKGIMRLRHSRSDWTLQCAHPAVPDRWTTLRLHAGELPSFLHKRLLHSPHIVQETLPLALYNNRPFDIRVTVQRGYGSIWSVTGMFAKIAPSHTFVSNVAQGGSARFLPEVLSQVQTAQPMNAARLMNELERLALQIVHRLAQNLPRLADVGLDLGITQEGKIVFIECNGRDQRYGFSQAGMNNVWKETYTKPMAYARWLLERMPPADTARSLDRPLY